TCGACGTCAGCGTCGGGAGCTATCCGGGCAATTCCGTCCGACTCGTCGTTCAGGGGGCCGACGAGGAGACGGTCGCCGAGGCGGCCGCGTGGCTCCGCGAACGCGTCGAACTCGCCGAGTGAGAAGGCGGTCGGCCGTCGGTGGCCGCCGGGAGCGTTATCGGTAGAGGTACGCGAGCCAGACGATCGTTACGAGGAGGCTGAGGACCAGCGCACCCCAGCCGACGACGTCCATCGGTAGCTCTGTCCCTTCCGCGAGCACGACCTGCGTGAGTGTGTCCATGCTCCGCGGTCCGTCCCCAGCCCCCTTAACCTTTCAGAAAATCGGCGCGTCGTTCGGCGGACGTTCGATCGCTGCCCGCGGGCGCGGGCCGCGCCGCCGCGCCCATCGGGGCGTGTCGAGCCGAGCCAGACGCCGGAAGCGCGCTCGAAACACCATACGGCTTATTGATCGGCTTCGCCTACGTCCGCCATGGACTCGCTCGGCGTGGTCGTGAATCCGATCGCGGGAATGGGCGGTCGGGTCGGACTGAAGGGAACCGACGGCAAACTCGAGGAAGCGCGCCGCCGCGGGGCCGAACCGCGGGCGCCGGAACGGGCGCGCGAGGCGCTGCGGTCGCTGCACCGACGAGCGCCCGACGTCGCCGTCTACACCGCGGCGGGGGTCATGGGCGAGCGGGCGGTCCGCGACGCCGGCTACGAACCGATCGTCGTCTACGAGCCGACGGCCGACGACGCCGCCCCGGCCGACGCGACCGCTTCTGCGGACGCCGATACCGATCCGAGCGATGCGTCCTCCCCGGTCGACCCGGCGACTGCCGAGACGACCGCCGCCGACACGCGGGCCGCCGTCCGGGCCTTCCTCGAGCGCGACGTCGACCTGATCCTGTTCGTCGGGGGCGACGGCACCGCGGTCGACGTCGCCGACGTGCTCGAGGCGACGGCGGGCGACGAGACGCCGATGCTCGGCGTCCCCGCCGGCGTCAAGATCTACTCGTCGGTGTTCGCCGTGACGCCAGCGGACGCGGGCCGGATCGCCGCCGAGTTCGACCGCGCGGCCGACCGCGAGGTCAACGACATCGACGAGGAGGCCTACCGCGAGGGCGAGGTCCGCTCGCAACTCGAGGCCATCGTCCCCGTCCCCGTCGCGCCGGACGTCCAGTCGAGCAAACAGGTCTCGAGCGGCAGCGTCGACTCGCTGGCCGCTGGCTTCGCCCGCGAGGTCGACCCCGAGCGCACGTACGTCTTCGGCCCCGGCAGCACCGTGGGCGCGATCGAACGAGAACTGGAGATCGACCCGTCGCCGCTGGGCGTCGACGTCTGGCGCGACGGCGAGGTGCTGGCCCGCGACGCGGCCGAGAGCGATATTCTGGCCGTCCTCGAGGAGCCGGCGACGATCGTCGTCTCGCCGATCGGCGGCCAGGGGTTCGTCTTCGGACGCGGCAACCACCAGATTTCGCCGGCGGTCATCGAGCGCGCGGACGAGATCGAGGTCGTCGCGTCGGGAGCGAAACTCGACGGAATCGACGCGTTGCACGTCGACACGGACGACGAGGCGATCGACGAGGAGCTGCGGGGGTGGCTGCGGGTGCGGACCGGCCGGTTCACGACGCGGCTCGTGAAGGTCGTCTGAAGGCTAGTTGTTTAAGGTACGTGCGATTCCGTCCTACACAATCATCCATATAACTATCCGACCCGGATATAAGGTGAATATAGTCAAGATTAAGGTCGTGTCTTTCCTTAGGATGTCATATGGAAACGCGGAAAGTGCAACGACTCGGGCCGTCGACGCTCGCGATGACGCTCCCCGCCGAATGGGCGTCCGAACACGCCGTCGAGAAGGGCGACGAGGTATCCCTCCGAACCAGCGGCAAAGGGACGCTGACCGTCATGCCCGAATCCGCCAGCTCCGAGGAGACGGAAGCGATCATCCACGCCGACGATCTGGACGCCGACGCCGTCGAGCGCGCGATCGTCGCCCAGTACGTCCTCGGGCGGCGCGTCATCCGCATCGACACCGAGGACGGCGCCCTCGAGTCCGACCACATCAACGCCGTCTACCAGGCCGAGACCCAGCTGATGGGGCTGGGCGTCATCGAGGAGACGCCCGAGAGCATCTCGATCCGCTGCTCGGTCGACCCGGAGGACTTCACGCTGAACAACCTCCTCGAGCGCCTCGAGCGGACCGGCCAGACGATGCGCGGCGAGGGGATCAAGGCGCTGGCCCACGGCAACCCCGACCTGGCCCAGCGGGCCCTCAACCGGGAGCGACAGGCCAACAAGATCTTCGTCCTCCTGTTGCGCCTGATCTTCACCGCCTACCAGAACCCGAACCTCGCCCGCGCGGTCGGGCTCAACAGCGGCTTCCCGCTGATCGGCTACCGCTCGATCGCGAAGAACTTGGAGCTGACGGCGGACAACGCCGAGGACATCGCCGAGATCGTCATCGAGACCGAGGGCCACAGCCTGAACGTCGATAGCTCGGTGATGCGGGACATCCGCGAACTGAACGATCTGGTCGACGAGATCACCTCGATCGCCGTCGAGGCGGCCGTCGAGCGCGATTACGACAAGTCCAACCGGGTTCGGAAAATGTTCCACGACGTCTCCAGTAAGGAACAGGAGATCCTCGACGAGCTTCCGGAGATGTCCAACGAGGACCTGCTGCGGGTCCGCGAGGTGCTCGTCAGCCTCCAGCAGACGGCCCAGTACGCCATGCGAAACGCCGAAATCGCGGCCAACCTCGCGCTCAACGAGGAGTCCGAGCACACGACGATCAACTGACGACGCGTCTCTTCTCTCCTCTCCTCTCCTCTCTCGTCTCCCGTCTCGAGCGGGTTTCGGTTCGAAACGCTAATCGGACGCGATATCGCACGTAGTGTCGATGCGGGAGCTTCGTCGCCGAATCGTCGCCCAGTTCGCCGTCGATCGCCGCGTCCTCGCGCTGGCCTTCGCCCGGATGGCCGACGGCATCGGCAACTCGTTTCTCATCATCGTCATTCCGCTGTACGTGGCCAGCGACGTCGTCGGCGGGGCGACGTTCGGGCTGGGCGAGTCGATGCTCATCGGCGTCATCCTCTCGCTGTTCGGCTTTCTCAACAGCAGTTTCCAGCCGCTGACGGGTCGGCTCTCGGATCGGTCGGGACGGCGCAAGTCGTTCATCCTGATCGGGCTCGCCGGCCTCGCGGCGACGAACATCTCCTACGTGTTCGCGGACACGTACCTCTCGCTGCTCGTCGTTCGCGGGCTCCAGGGGGTCAGCGTCGCCTTCATCATCCCGGCGTCGATCGCGCTGGTCAACGAACTCGCGACGAGTCAGGACCGCGGCGGCAACATGGGCGTCTACAACACGTTCCGGCTCGTCGGGTTCGGCTCCGGTCCCATCGCGGCCGGCGCGCTCGTCAACCTGGGCCCCTACCGGCTCCCCGCGGACGTGACGCTCAGCGGCTTCGACGCGGCCTTTTACCTCGCGACGACGACGGCACTGATCAGCTACGGGCTGGTGACGCTGCTCGTCGCCGACCCCGAGGCGACGAAAGCGAACGCCGGCGCCGACCTCTCGATCGACATCCGGGATCCGTCGGGCGAGCACCTGCTCGATCCGATCTTCACCCTCGGGGTCGTCTCCCTGTTCATGGCCGCGGCGATCGCGCTGTTCGCGACGATCCAGCCGCAGGTCAACGCCCGCCTCGAGCAGGGGTCGACGTGGTTCGGCCTCCAGTTCGCGGCGTTCATCCTCGCGCAGGTCGCCCTGCAGACGCCGATCGGCCGGGCCTGCGACCGGTACGGCCGCCGGCCGTTCATCCTCGCCGGGATGCTCTTCCTGATCCCGACGACGTTCGTCCAGGGCTTCATCGCGTCCTCCGTGGTGATGTTCCTCGCCCGTCTCGGTCAGGGCGTCGCCGCCGCGATGGTGTTCGCGCCCGCGCTCGCGCTGGCCGGCGACCTCGCTCCCGAGGGCGAGTCCGGATCGAAGCTCTCGATTCTCACCATGGCCTTCGGCTACGGAATCGCCGTCGGGCCGCTGACCTCCGGCGCGCTGATCGGCTACGGGTTCGAGACGCCGTTTCTCTTCGGGACCGCGCTGGCCGCCCTCGGGGCGATCCTCGTCTACACGCAGGTCGAGGAGACCCTCGAGTCGACGCGGTCCGTGCCGGTCGTCGGCGACGATTGAGCCCGGTCGACCGCGGGACCGCGATCACACCGCGGGACGCAACGCAAAAGTAGCGGATCCGCATACGATGCGACGATGACGCTCTCGGAGGAGGCCACAGAACGGTTGGCGGACGTGGTGGAGCTACAGCCGACGAAGAACTCGGAACTGCAAGAGCGGTGGGACATGGAGAGCGGCAGCGAGGTCCACCAGTACCTCGAGAACGAACTGGGCGACTACTACTTCCGGGACGACAACAGCCTGATCCGCGCGACGGCGGAAGCGAACGACCTCGTCGACGTCGAACCCGGCATCGAGAGCGACCCCGAGGACGAGGGCGTTCCCTCCAGGATCCGGGTGCCGGAGCTCCAGACGCAGATCGTCGCCGTGCTGGCCGGCCCCGAGGAGGAGTCCGAAAGCGTCGTTTCGGTCCTTCACAAACTGCGCGATGAGTTCGACGTCGACCCCGAGGCCGAGGACGTCCGCTCGGGGCTCCAGAGCCTGCGCCGAAAGGGCGTCGTCGAGGTCGAGTACCGCACCGTCCCCACGTTCCGCCTGACCGTCGACCGCGAGGACCTCGAGGTCGAAGCGTCCGAATAAGACCAGTTTCTCGCGCCGGCGTACCGTAATAGCGAGCGATCAGACAGCGGGGGCACCATCTACACCAGCACCGAACGGTTCGCCGTCATCGGGAGCGAGGCCGATGTATAGAACAGGGTCACTGACAGGGGTTCGAAGATCGAACTCAGTAGTTACGGTTCCCCGGCCCTCGATCGTAATCGCTGCCGTGTAGTTTCCGCTCTCATCGGCCGTTGGTACGCTTTTTTCTGCTCGTACAGCCCGCTCGTCTTCTCGAGGTTCGGGGGTTGTGATATTCGTCTCCGAAAGGACAGTCCCAGTGTCAAGGTCCCTAACTACGATCGTGGCGTTTATACTTTCGTTCAGGCTATTCTGTACGGTCAGATGTTTTACTTCATCGTACTGTGCGGGCTGATTGTATGGGTCCCTATTCTCATCATCGATATCATTTGTCGGCTCCGCGTCGTTCGTGACACAGCCAGCGATGAGGACTGTACTCGGAATAGCTGCGAGAAATGTCCGCCGTTTCATATCTCCTCCTACCGATGTGTATTATAAGTGTTTTCGGGACGGGTAGCGTTCGATACGCGCATGTACCTGGGGAATTGTCCGACTCGATTTCGGGCAGAACTCTGAATACGAAATCGCGCGCCGATCTACTGCTGCAATCCCGGTCGATGCCGTCGCCGCCGGTCCTCGAGCAACCGTTTGCACCGTTTTCCGGGACCGCCCTCGATCGGCCAGTCGCGCGTTCGCCAGACGGGCGGCTCGGGCTCGAAGTCGGCACAGCCGCCGGCACACTCCGCCGCCGTCTGGCTCCGCCCCTTCGCGGCGCAGTAGGGCTCGAGTTGCAGGCCGTCCCGTGAGCGCAACTCGAAGTGCCGACAGTCGGGGCGCATGGTGTCGGCGAACGAGCGCCAGCCGCGCTCGTAGGCGCGTTCGGCGATCTCGAGGCGCGTCGCTCGCTTCGCGTCCGGATCGACGTACTCGAACCGCGCCGCGGAGCCGTCCCGGCGACCGCCGTCGGGACGCTCGAGGATCCGCGTGCCGGGGTCGTCGACGGCCAGCGAACGGGGGAACCACGCGACCTCGGCGGCGAGCGTCTCGGGCTCGAGCGCGAGGATGCCCGCCTCGACGGGCAGGTCCTCGAACAGCGCGCGCTCGACGAGGTCTCCCGTCCGCCGCGTGGCGACCCAGACCTCGTCGGCCAGCCCGACGGCGACGTCGTACTCGAGTTGCGAGCCCAGCGCGCGGGCGGCGCTGGCGTCCAGATCGGGCTTGTTCTCGATCGCGACGATTCGCCGGACCCAGTCGTCGGGATACGGCCACTTCCGGCGGATCTCGATGCGGTTCCCGTTCTTGCGCGTCTCGAGGATGCCGCGGTCGTCGGCCCGGTGGATGGCCTCGCGGACGTAGCGCCACGGATAGCCGGGATGGGGGAGACAGTCGCGGTAGTAGGTCCACTCGGCGGGGGCGTTGCGGACGACGTGCAGGAGGTCGCTATCGAGGCGTTCGGACCCGAATTTCGCTCGCTCGCGGAGCGCTTCGGGATCGCACTCGAGAACGATGGTGTCCCAGCGGCGGCGTTTCGTCCCGAGTTGTCGGGCGACGACGACCGCGTGGTCGTCACTGGCGGACTCGTCGGGCGGCCAGGCGCGTTCCGCCCAACGGCAGGTCCGGAGTTCGAACGCGAACTCGGTCGTGTACCGATCCACGCCCC
This portion of the Haloterrigena gelatinilytica genome encodes:
- a CDS encoding ATP-NAD kinase family protein, which produces MDSLGVVVNPIAGMGGRVGLKGTDGKLEEARRRGAEPRAPERAREALRSLHRRAPDVAVYTAAGVMGERAVRDAGYEPIVVYEPTADDAAPADATASADADTDPSDASSPVDPATAETTAADTRAAVRAFLERDVDLILFVGGDGTAVDVADVLEATAGDETPMLGVPAGVKIYSSVFAVTPADAGRIAAEFDRAADREVNDIDEEAYREGEVRSQLEAIVPVPVAPDVQSSKQVSSGSVDSLAAGFAREVDPERTYVFGPGSTVGAIERELEIDPSPLGVDVWRDGEVLARDAAESDILAVLEEPATIVVSPIGGQGFVFGRGNHQISPAVIERADEIEVVASGAKLDGIDALHVDTDDEAIDEELRGWLRVRTGRFTTRLVKVV
- a CDS encoding phosphate uptake regulator PhoU, with protein sequence METRKVQRLGPSTLAMTLPAEWASEHAVEKGDEVSLRTSGKGTLTVMPESASSEETEAIIHADDLDADAVERAIVAQYVLGRRVIRIDTEDGALESDHINAVYQAETQLMGLGVIEETPESISIRCSVDPEDFTLNNLLERLERTGQTMRGEGIKALAHGNPDLAQRALNRERQANKIFVLLLRLIFTAYQNPNLARAVGLNSGFPLIGYRSIAKNLELTADNAEDIAEIVIETEGHSLNVDSSVMRDIRELNDLVDEITSIAVEAAVERDYDKSNRVRKMFHDVSSKEQEILDELPEMSNEDLLRVREVLVSLQQTAQYAMRNAEIAANLALNEESEHTTIN
- a CDS encoding MFS transporter, whose protein sequence is MRELRRRIVAQFAVDRRVLALAFARMADGIGNSFLIIVIPLYVASDVVGGATFGLGESMLIGVILSLFGFLNSSFQPLTGRLSDRSGRRKSFILIGLAGLAATNISYVFADTYLSLLVVRGLQGVSVAFIIPASIALVNELATSQDRGGNMGVYNTFRLVGFGSGPIAAGALVNLGPYRLPADVTLSGFDAAFYLATTTALISYGLVTLLVADPEATKANAGADLSIDIRDPSGEHLLDPIFTLGVVSLFMAAAIALFATIQPQVNARLEQGSTWFGLQFAAFILAQVALQTPIGRACDRYGRRPFILAGMLFLIPTTFVQGFIASSVVMFLARLGQGVAAAMVFAPALALAGDLAPEGESGSKLSILTMAFGYGIAVGPLTSGALIGYGFETPFLFGTALAALGAILVYTQVEETLESTRSVPVVGDD
- a CDS encoding DUF5797 family protein, with amino-acid sequence MTLSEEATERLADVVELQPTKNSELQERWDMESGSEVHQYLENELGDYYFRDDNSLIRATAEANDLVDVEPGIESDPEDEGVPSRIRVPELQTQIVAVLAGPEEESESVVSVLHKLRDEFDVDPEAEDVRSGLQSLRRKGVVEVEYRTVPTFRLTVDREDLEVEASE
- a CDS encoding DUF5787 family protein codes for the protein MDRYTTEFAFELRTCRWAERAWPPDESASDDHAVVVARQLGTKRRRWDTIVLECDPEALRERAKFGSERLDSDLLHVVRNAPAEWTYYRDCLPHPGYPWRYVREAIHRADDRGILETRKNGNRIEIRRKWPYPDDWVRRIVAIENKPDLDASAARALGSQLEYDVAVGLADEVWVATRRTGDLVERALFEDLPVEAGILALEPETLAAEVAWFPRSLAVDDPGTRILERPDGGRRDGSAARFEYVDPDAKRATRLEIAERAYERGWRSFADTMRPDCRHFELRSRDGLQLEPYCAAKGRSQTAAECAGGCADFEPEPPVWRTRDWPIEGGPGKRCKRLLEDRRRRHRPGLQQ